From Virgibacillus ihumii, the proteins below share one genomic window:
- a CDS encoding glycerol-3-phosphate dehydrogenase/oxidase: MTIFSSYHRDKIYQNLTDKQLDVLVIGGGITGSGIALDAVTRGLNTGVIEMQDFAAGTSSRSTKLVHGGLRYLKQFEVKMVAEVGKERAIVYENGPHVTTPEWMMLPFYTGGNFGPFTTNVGLRVYDFLAGVKKEERRKMLSADETLKKEPLVKSEDLKGAGYYVEYKTDDARLTIEVIKKAVERGAHAINYAKAVDLVYESGKVVGVVVEDQLTGKQHTIYAKKIVNAGGPWVDDLREIDGSKTGKSLYLTKGVHLVFSKERFPLKQAIYFDAPDGRMVFAIPRNKKTYVGTTDTSYDGNIAHPVMTEADRDYLIDAIKYIFPSLEITTSDVDSSYAGLRPLIAEEGKDDPDEISRKDEIFISDSGLISMAGGKLTGYRKMAEDAVDTVVGQLKKEEDILFSESVTENLPISGGEVGGSQGFRKFKEAKISEAAELGINEEAAIFLVQKYGANTDKIFQLYQEEKVNAENAGIDPTVFAELTYAIEYELTYKPVDFFIRRTGALFFDIGFVRTHKDKVIAYMSDRLKWSDEQMKNYSDELEQLLFEAVHPVETNNG; encoded by the coding sequence ATGACTATTTTTTCAAGCTATCACAGAGATAAGATTTATCAAAATTTAACCGACAAACAGTTGGATGTACTGGTAATAGGCGGCGGTATCACTGGTTCCGGGATTGCACTTGATGCGGTTACCCGCGGGCTGAATACCGGAGTGATCGAAATGCAGGATTTTGCAGCGGGGACATCGAGCCGCTCAACAAAACTTGTGCATGGAGGACTGCGTTACTTGAAGCAATTTGAAGTAAAAATGGTAGCTGAGGTTGGCAAAGAGCGTGCGATTGTTTATGAGAACGGACCACATGTGACCACACCCGAGTGGATGATGCTGCCATTTTATACAGGAGGTAACTTTGGCCCGTTTACAACAAATGTCGGTCTGCGTGTCTATGATTTTCTGGCAGGCGTGAAAAAAGAAGAACGTCGAAAAATGCTCAGTGCCGATGAAACCTTGAAGAAAGAGCCACTTGTAAAATCAGAGGACTTAAAGGGAGCAGGTTACTATGTCGAGTATAAAACGGATGACGCCAGACTGACAATTGAGGTTATTAAGAAAGCTGTTGAACGCGGCGCGCATGCCATTAACTATGCAAAGGCTGTTGATTTAGTCTATGAATCGGGTAAAGTTGTCGGCGTGGTTGTGGAAGATCAGCTAACCGGAAAACAGCATACGATTTACGCCAAAAAGATTGTCAATGCAGGCGGACCCTGGGTGGATGATTTGCGGGAAATTGATGGTTCCAAGACCGGAAAATCACTGTACCTGACGAAGGGTGTGCACCTTGTATTTTCCAAGGAACGTTTTCCGCTGAAGCAGGCGATTTATTTTGATGCTCCGGATGGCAGAATGGTTTTTGCCATTCCACGTAATAAAAAAACGTATGTAGGTACAACGGACACAAGTTATGACGGTAATATTGCCCATCCGGTAATGACCGAAGCTGATCGTGACTATTTGATTGATGCGATAAAATATATTTTTCCGTCCCTGGAAATAACGACGAGCGATGTGGATTCGAGTTATGCCGGATTGCGGCCGCTGATTGCTGAAGAAGGAAAAGATGATCCGGATGAAATTTCACGAAAGGATGAGATCTTTATTTCTGATTCCGGCCTGATCTCCATGGCAGGCGGCAAGTTGACCGGATATCGCAAAATGGCTGAAGATGCGGTAGATACAGTCGTTGGGCAGTTGAAAAAAGAGGAGGATATTCTCTTTTCCGAATCGGTGACAGAAAATCTGCCAATCTCGGGCGGTGAAGTAGGCGGATCACAAGGGTTCCGGAAATTCAAAGAAGCCAAAATTTCCGAAGCGGCCGAGCTGGGAATTAACGAAGAAGCTGCCATATTCTTAGTTCAGAAATATGGTGCCAATACTGATAAAATTTTTCAGCTGTATCAGGAAGAAAAGGTCAATGCGGAAAATGCAGGGATTGATCCGACTGTGTTTGCGGAATTGACATATGCCATTGAATATGAATTGACGTACAAACCGGTTGATTTCTTTATCCGGCGGACCGGAGCACTGTTTTTTGACATTGGCTTTGTGCGCACGCATAAAGATAAGGTGATTGCTTACATGTCGGATAGACTTAAGTGGAGCGATGAACAAATGAAAAACTATTCTGACGAGCTTGAACAACTGCTTTTTGAAGCAGTACATCCGGTGGAAACAAATAATGGCTAA
- the glpK gene encoding glycerol kinase GlpK: MAKQYILSLDQGTTSSRAILFDQNGSIVETAQTEFEQFFQKPGWVEHDANEIWTSVLSCIAEVLRKSDIDPTQIAGIGITNQRETTVVWDKHTGKPIYKAIVWQSRQTEDICKELRAQDYNDLFREKTGLLLDPYFSGTKVKWILDNVEGAREKADNGELLFGTMDTWIVHKLSGGKAHITDYSNASRTLMFNIYDLKWDDELLDILGVPKSMLPEVRQSSEVYANTVDYHFFGHEVPIAGIAGDQQAALFGQACFDEGMAKNTYGTGCFMLMNTGEEGVKSDNGLLTTLAWGVDGKVEYALEGSIFVAGSAIQWLRDGLKLIDSTSQSEDYAAKVDSTEGVYMVPAFVGLGTPYWDSDARGAVFGLTRGTTRAHFIRATLESLAYQTKDVLDAMIADSEINLKTLRVDGGAVKNDLLMQFQSDVLGVPVERPVVQETTALGAAYLAGLAVGYWKDKNEIAAQWKTDHTFKHEMEEEKRNELYSGWQKAVEATRKFK; the protein is encoded by the coding sequence ATGGCAAAACAGTACATTTTATCGTTGGATCAGGGTACGACAAGTTCACGGGCAATTTTATTTGATCAGAACGGATCAATTGTGGAAACGGCACAAACCGAATTTGAGCAGTTCTTCCAAAAACCTGGCTGGGTGGAGCATGATGCAAATGAAATATGGACCTCCGTCTTGTCATGTATTGCCGAGGTGCTGCGGAAATCCGATATTGACCCAACCCAAATTGCCGGAATCGGTATTACCAACCAGCGGGAAACAACTGTAGTTTGGGATAAACATACCGGAAAACCAATTTATAAAGCGATTGTCTGGCAGTCACGCCAGACCGAAGACATCTGTAAAGAGCTGCGTGCCCAGGATTATAACGATTTGTTCCGTGAAAAAACCGGGTTACTGCTTGATCCATATTTTTCCGGAACAAAGGTGAAATGGATTCTGGATAATGTGGAAGGCGCAAGGGAAAAGGCGGATAATGGTGAATTGTTGTTTGGTACCATGGATACATGGATTGTTCATAAGCTATCCGGTGGCAAAGCGCATATAACGGATTATTCAAATGCATCCAGAACACTGATGTTTAACATATACGACTTAAAATGGGATGATGAGCTGCTGGATATTTTGGGCGTGCCGAAAAGCATGCTGCCGGAAGTCCGTCAGTCATCGGAAGTGTATGCCAACACGGTTGATTATCACTTCTTTGGTCATGAAGTGCCGATTGCCGGAATTGCCGGTGACCAGCAGGCAGCATTATTTGGTCAAGCGTGTTTTGACGAAGGTATGGCCAAGAACACATATGGTACCGGCTGTTTTATGCTGATGAACACTGGCGAAGAAGGGGTTAAGTCCGACAACGGGCTGCTGACGACATTGGCATGGGGTGTTGATGGCAAAGTGGAATATGCCCTGGAAGGAAGTATTTTTGTTGCAGGTTCGGCGATTCAATGGCTTCGCGATGGCTTGAAACTAATTGACTCGACATCGCAAAGTGAAGATTATGCTGCAAAAGTTGACTCAACAGAAGGTGTTTATATGGTTCCTGCATTTGTTGGACTTGGTACACCGTATTGGGACAGTGATGCACGTGGGGCTGTATTCGGGCTCACACGAGGAACAACAAGGGCTCACTTTATTCGTGCGACCCTTGAATCACTTGCGTACCAGACGAAAGATGTGCTGGATGCGATGATCGCTGACTCCGAAATAAACCTGAAAACATTGCGTGTTGATGGTGGTGCTGTCAAAAATGACTTATTAATGCAATTCCAGAGCGATGTTCTCGGGGTTCCGGTTGAACGACCGGTTGTACAGGAAACAACCGCACTGGGCGCAGCTTACCTGGCAGGACTGGCTGTCGGCTATTGGAAAGATAAGAATGAGATTGCTGCACAATGGAAGACTGACCATACGTTTAAACATGAAATGGAAGAGGAAAAACGTAATGAATTGTATTCTGGGTGGCAAAAAGCGGTAGAAGCTACGCGGAAGTTTAAATAA
- a CDS encoding glycerol-3-phosphate responsive antiterminator, protein MDVPAGIIPAIRRMKDFEKALESEYEYVIFLETRLSRLQSLVDYTKRAGKKALIHVDLIQGLKADEYGMEFLVREIKPHGVLSTRGNIIKLARKHKLLAIQRVFLLDSHALEQNIKMINRFQPDCIEVLPGIIPDAIQELSGQTDKPVIAGGLIRSSEEVKNALTQGAVAVTTSNNKLWN, encoded by the coding sequence ATGGATGTACCAGCGGGAATTATTCCGGCAATACGGAGGATGAAGGATTTCGAAAAAGCACTCGAATCCGAATATGAGTATGTCATTTTTCTGGAAACGCGGCTTTCACGTCTGCAAAGTCTGGTGGATTACACCAAGCGTGCGGGGAAGAAGGCGTTAATTCATGTTGATCTCATTCAGGGTTTGAAGGCTGACGAATATGGAATGGAATTTCTTGTCCGTGAAATCAAACCGCATGGTGTGTTGTCAACAAGAGGCAATATTATCAAGCTCGCCAGGAAACATAAACTTTTGGCGATTCAGCGTGTCTTTCTGCTGGATAGCCATGCACTTGAACAGAACATAAAAATGATCAACCGGTTTCAACCGGATTGTATTGAGGTATTACCCGGTATTATTCCGGATGCCATACAGGAACTATCAGGACAGACGGATAAACCAGTTATCGCCGGAGGGCTGATCCGCTCATCTGAAGAGGTGAAAAATGCGTTAACCCAAGGGGCTGTTGCTGTGACGACCTCGAATAATAAATTATGGAATTAG
- the hprK gene encoding HPr(Ser) kinase/phosphatase, which yields MAKVRTKDLLENFNLTLVAGEDGIHREITTSDISRPGIEMTGYIDYYPKERLQLIGKTEMAYFLDLNDVHQKERMEQLCTDVTPCIVISRGMEIPHVMLDAANESGVPILHSPRTTTRVISRLTNYLEAKFAPFTAIHGVLVDIYGVGVLITGQSGVGKSETALELVKRGHRLIADDSVEIRQEDYDRLIGNPPPLIEHLLEIRGLGIINVMTLFGAGAVRSHKKISLIINLELWDSNKQYDRLGLDEETMKIMDVSLPKATIPVRPGRNLAVIIEVAAMNFRLKRMGVNAAEEFSERLTTMIDQGKDETE from the coding sequence ATGGCAAAAGTTCGGACAAAAGATTTGCTGGAAAATTTTAATTTAACCCTTGTTGCAGGGGAAGATGGAATACATAGAGAGATTACCACAAGTGATATTTCGAGGCCGGGAATTGAGATGACCGGTTATATTGATTACTATCCGAAAGAACGTCTGCAACTAATTGGAAAAACGGAGATGGCGTATTTTTTGGATTTAAACGATGTACATCAAAAAGAGCGTATGGAACAGTTATGTACGGATGTTACACCGTGTATTGTTATTTCACGAGGTATGGAGATTCCACATGTTATGCTCGATGCGGCGAATGAATCCGGTGTACCCATTTTACATTCTCCGCGAACAACGACCCGCGTCATCAGCAGACTGACAAATTATCTTGAGGCAAAATTTGCACCATTTACAGCAATCCATGGTGTGTTGGTTGATATTTACGGTGTGGGCGTATTGATAACCGGACAAAGTGGCGTCGGTAAAAGTGAAACGGCGTTGGAATTGGTTAAACGTGGTCACAGATTGATAGCTGATGACAGTGTAGAAATTCGACAGGAAGATTATGACAGATTGATTGGGAATCCTCCGCCTTTGATTGAACACCTTCTGGAGATTCGGGGGCTTGGAATTATTAATGTTATGACTCTGTTTGGCGCAGGTGCGGTTCGCAGTCATAAGAAAATATCCTTGATTATTAATTTAGAACTGTGGGATTCGAATAAGCAATATGACCGGCTTGGTCTTGATGAGGAAACGATGAAAATAATGGATGTCAGCCTGCCAAAAGCAACCATTCCGGTCCGCCCGGGAAGAAACCTTGCCGTTATTATTGAAGTTGCGGCAATGAACTTCAGATTGAAGCGGATGGGAGTAAATGCTGCAGAAGAATTTTCCGAACGGCTGACAACTATGATCGATCAGGGAAAAGATGAAACGGAATAG
- a CDS encoding nucleoside recognition domain-containing protein has product MKGILFRGLQQGIKVTWALGKVIFPVTLIVTILQHTPVLPWMIEQISPFMALIGLSGEAAVPLVLGNALNLYAGIAAIVSFDFTVKEVFILAVMMSFSHNLFIESTVASKVGVNGWLITGIRISLAIFSAIVINLFWNGGKEMAEYGLISKSGVVPDGWSEIIIQGVQTAFLAVVQLALIVIPLMMIMQFFREIGWLDVISDKLAPFTKLLGMDKNTSMTLVTGLTIGLAYGAGMMIQAVEEDGVSRRDMYLALIFLVSCHAVVEDTLVFIPLGIPVLPLLLIRLVTAILLTMVVAYVWKRIDNRKRKETSHEHSYNTL; this is encoded by the coding sequence TTGAAAGGGATATTATTTCGTGGTTTACAGCAGGGAATAAAAGTGACATGGGCATTGGGAAAGGTTATTTTTCCGGTGACCCTGATAGTAACCATTTTACAACATACACCAGTATTGCCTTGGATGATTGAGCAAATAAGTCCTTTCATGGCGCTAATTGGGCTTTCCGGGGAAGCAGCTGTGCCGCTTGTACTGGGAAATGCATTAAACCTGTACGCAGGGATTGCAGCCATTGTTTCGTTTGATTTTACAGTAAAAGAAGTCTTCATTTTAGCTGTTATGATGTCATTTTCCCACAACCTGTTTATTGAGTCGACCGTGGCGTCCAAAGTGGGTGTCAATGGGTGGCTGATTACCGGAATTCGGATTTCATTGGCCATATTTTCTGCCATCGTGATTAATCTGTTTTGGAATGGCGGAAAGGAAATGGCGGAATATGGCTTGATATCCAAATCAGGAGTAGTCCCCGACGGATGGAGTGAAATTATCATTCAAGGGGTGCAGACAGCATTTCTTGCAGTGGTGCAACTCGCGCTTATTGTTATACCGTTGATGATGATCATGCAGTTTTTCCGGGAAATCGGCTGGCTTGATGTGATTTCTGATAAACTTGCGCCGTTTACAAAATTGCTTGGCATGGATAAGAATACTTCGATGACACTTGTGACCGGTCTGACGATTGGACTTGCCTATGGGGCCGGGATGATGATTCAGGCTGTTGAAGAGGATGGTGTTTCCCGCCGCGATATGTATCTGGCATTGATTTTTCTGGTCTCGTGCCATGCGGTTGTTGAGGATACACTTGTGTTTATACCCCTTGGAATACCTGTCTTGCCATTACTGCTGATTCGGCTGGTGACGGCTATTTTGCTGACGATGGTGGTAGCATATGTCTGGAAACGGATCGATAATCGAAAAAGGAAGGAAACATCACATGAACATTCGTACAATACTCTTTGA
- the dhaK gene encoding dihydroxyacetone kinase subunit DhaK, translating into MKKIINNANEVVREMVAGIAAAYPDAVKQIPETSVIVRKDSPVEGKVGIVSGGGSGHEPAHAGYVGKGMLDAAVSGEVFTSPTPDQVLEAIKAVDSGNGVFLVIKNYTGDVLNFEMAAELAETEGIDVEQVVVNDDVAVEDSSFTTGRRGIAGTVLVHKAVGAMAEKGASLKEVKAVADKAVANIRSIGMALTSCIVPEAGKPSFELDENEMEIGIGIHGEPGIEREPLKSADEIAERLTGKVLSDMDYSGSEVAVMINGLGATPEMELYIVNKKVQQILKDKGIHVYRTYIGEYMTSLEMAGCSVTLMKLDDELKALLDAETIASAFRS; encoded by the coding sequence ATGAAGAAAATCATCAATAACGCCAATGAAGTTGTCCGTGAGATGGTGGCAGGTATTGCTGCTGCTTATCCTGATGCGGTAAAGCAGATCCCGGAGACATCGGTTATCGTCAGAAAAGATTCCCCTGTTGAGGGAAAAGTAGGCATTGTAAGTGGTGGAGGAAGCGGACACGAACCTGCCCATGCCGGTTATGTCGGTAAAGGGATGCTTGATGCAGCCGTATCCGGGGAAGTTTTCACCTCACCAACCCCTGATCAGGTATTGGAAGCGATTAAAGCTGTCGATAGTGGAAATGGCGTATTTTTAGTTATTAAAAATTACACAGGTGATGTTCTTAATTTTGAAATGGCTGCCGAACTTGCCGAAACGGAAGGCATTGACGTGGAACAAGTGGTGGTAAATGATGATGTGGCTGTCGAGGACAGTTCGTTTACAACAGGGCGAAGAGGAATTGCCGGCACTGTACTTGTCCATAAAGCTGTCGGTGCGATGGCTGAAAAAGGAGCCTCACTAAAGGAAGTCAAAGCTGTCGCGGATAAGGCAGTTGCAAATATACGTTCAATTGGCATGGCGCTGACATCATGCATCGTTCCTGAAGCAGGTAAGCCAAGTTTTGAACTAGATGAAAATGAAATGGAAATCGGTATCGGTATTCACGGCGAGCCCGGAATTGAGCGGGAACCTCTGAAATCTGCTGATGAAATTGCCGAGCGTCTAACGGGAAAAGTACTAAGTGATATGGATTATTCGGGATCTGAAGTTGCTGTCATGATAAATGGCTTGGGTGCGACGCCCGAGATGGAATTGTACATTGTAAATAAAAAAGTTCAGCAAATACTAAAAGATAAAGGTATTCATGTGTACCGGACATATATAGGTGAATATATGACCTCACTGGAAATGGCAGGATGTTCGGTTACGTTAATGAAACTTGATGATGAACTTAAAGCATTATTGGATGCAGAGACTATTGCATCAGCATTTCGCTCATGA
- the dhaL gene encoding dihydroxyacetone kinase subunit DhaL translates to MELTVKEVVAWLEISNTTIQENKAYLTELDQAIGDGDHGINMARGFQEVVNKVTGQEYQTIADVWKDTATTLISKVGGASGPLLGTAFLKMSSAVKGQESLDPADFASALDAAVRGIKQRGKATEEEKTMLDVWSPMKDYFSSAEQFLPEAITETAGQAMEKTEDMMATKGRASYFKEKSIGHIDPGAATSYYIFSGLAEAVKGGEQ, encoded by the coding sequence ATGGAACTGACCGTAAAAGAAGTTGTTGCATGGCTGGAAATATCCAATACGACTATACAGGAAAACAAAGCATATTTAACTGAACTTGACCAGGCAATTGGTGATGGTGACCATGGCATTAACATGGCCAGAGGTTTTCAGGAAGTGGTCAATAAAGTCACAGGACAGGAGTATCAGACAATAGCGGATGTATGGAAGGACACCGCGACGACATTGATATCAAAAGTTGGCGGTGCATCCGGTCCGCTTTTGGGAACTGCATTTCTGAAAATGTCCTCCGCTGTCAAAGGACAAGAGTCACTTGATCCTGCCGATTTTGCGTCAGCACTTGATGCGGCGGTAAGAGGCATTAAACAGCGGGGAAAAGCGACCGAAGAAGAAAAAACAATGCTGGATGTCTGGTCACCGATGAAGGATTATTTTTCAAGCGCGGAACAGTTTTTACCTGAAGCGATTACTGAAACTGCTGGACAAGCGATGGAGAAAACAGAGGATATGATGGCGACGAAGGGAAGAGCTTCCTACTTCAAGGAAAAGTCAATCGGACATATTGACCCTGGTGCTGCAACATCGTATTATATTTTTTCCGGTCTGGCGGAAGCAGTTAAAGGAGGCGAACAGTGA
- the dhaM gene encoding dihydroxyacetone kinase phosphoryl donor subunit DhaM — MAYTGLVLISHSPKIAEGIYDMIRQVIHDVPVELAGGTEDNEIGTNAGKIQEAIERADHGNGVLLFYDIGSAKMNAELAMELAEIENVQLMEAPIMEGAYLAAVESGMGKGFADVSAAVVKKYGEGVK, encoded by the coding sequence ATGGCCTACACTGGATTGGTGTTGATATCACATAGTCCGAAGATTGCAGAAGGGATTTATGATATGATTCGCCAGGTTATTCATGATGTGCCTGTTGAACTTGCCGGCGGGACTGAAGACAATGAAATCGGTACAAACGCCGGTAAAATTCAGGAAGCAATCGAACGGGCAGATCACGGAAACGGCGTTTTGCTTTTCTATGATATCGGCAGCGCCAAAATGAATGCGGAACTTGCAATGGAATTAGCCGAGATTGAAAATGTGCAGCTGATGGAAGCGCCAATTATGGAAGGTGCTTATCTTGCTGCTGTTGAATCCGGCATGGGAAAAGGATTTGCGGATGTATCGGCCGCCGTTGTAAAAAAGTATGGTGAGGGAGTCAAATAA
- the ppaX gene encoding pyrophosphatase PpaX — translation MNIRTILFDLDGTLIDTNELIIESFMHTFKQYGKELSRTDAAEFIGPPLRDSFLQVDANRADEMVATYRQHNLHHHDHFVTAFPNVAATLEALQERNKKIGIVTTKMRHTVDMGLKVTGLDRYFETIITLDDVTNAKPDPEPIKMAMQEMNADADSTLMVGDNQHDIDAGKNAGARTAGVAWSIKGKEKLLTYNPTYMLDDMLDLLKIAGV, via the coding sequence ATGAACATTCGTACAATACTCTTTGATCTTGATGGAACATTGATCGATACAAATGAACTAATCATAGAATCCTTTATGCATACATTCAAACAATATGGAAAAGAACTCTCACGAACGGATGCAGCTGAATTTATCGGACCGCCATTACGGGACTCTTTTCTGCAGGTTGATGCGAACCGTGCTGACGAAATGGTTGCAACGTACCGGCAGCATAATCTGCATCACCATGATCATTTTGTAACGGCTTTTCCGAATGTTGCAGCAACGCTCGAAGCATTGCAGGAACGTAATAAAAAAATCGGTATCGTAACAACAAAAATGCGTCACACTGTTGATATGGGATTGAAGGTAACCGGTTTGGACCGTTATTTTGAAACCATTATTACATTGGATGATGTTACAAATGCCAAACCGGATCCTGAACCGATTAAAATGGCAATGCAGGAAATGAATGCAGATGCCGACTCAACGTTGATGGTCGGAGATAATCAACATGATATTGATGCCGGAAAAAATGCCGGTGCCCGGACAGCCGGGGTGGCCTGGTCAATAAAAGGCAAGGAGAAACTGCTGACGTACAATCCAACATACATGCTGGATGATATGCTGGATCTACTGAAAATTGCAGGAGTGTGA
- a CDS encoding MIP/aquaporin family protein: MPEFLAELVGTMILIILGGGVVGGVALNQSKAQGSGWIVITIGWGLAVTMGVYAVGKFTGAHINPAVTLGFAAAGDFPWSKVPMYISAQMIGAFIGACIVFLNYLPHWKKTDDQIAMRDVFCTTPAIRSPFSNLVSEIIGTFILLSGLMFIGANEFTEGLNPLIVGLLIVAIGMSLGGTTGYAINPSRDLGPRIAHALLPIPGKGGSDWGYSWIPVVGPILGGVYGGVFYKAIFEGNYTVFFWIMSAIMLIIMIGAANSELKKGRTVADKVEEQIN; this comes from the coding sequence TTGCCGGAGTTTTTAGCAGAATTAGTTGGAACCATGATTCTCATTATTTTAGGTGGAGGTGTTGTTGGAGGAGTAGCTCTTAATCAATCAAAGGCTCAAGGATCCGGATGGATAGTTATTACCATCGGCTGGGGCCTTGCTGTTACAATGGGGGTATATGCGGTCGGTAAATTTACCGGTGCCCATATTAATCCAGCTGTCACACTGGGCTTTGCTGCAGCCGGAGACTTTCCATGGTCGAAAGTTCCGATGTATATTTCTGCACAGATGATTGGTGCATTCATTGGGGCTTGTATTGTTTTTCTTAACTATTTACCGCATTGGAAAAAAACAGATGATCAAATAGCGATGCGGGATGTGTTTTGTACAACCCCTGCCATCCGCAGTCCTTTTTCTAATTTGGTTAGTGAGATAATCGGTACATTCATCCTGTTGTCAGGGCTGATGTTTATTGGTGCCAATGAATTTACAGAGGGACTTAATCCGTTAATTGTCGGTCTGTTGATTGTTGCCATTGGAATGTCACTCGGCGGAACCACTGGGTATGCGATTAACCCTTCCCGTGACCTTGGACCGAGGATAGCCCACGCTCTCCTGCCAATACCAGGGAAAGGCGGTTCTGATTGGGGATACAGCTGGATACCGGTTGTTGGTCCGATTCTTGGCGGTGTTTATGGCGGCGTTTTCTATAAGGCAATTTTTGAAGGAAATTATACTGTGTTTTTTTGGATAATGAGTGCAATTATGCTTATCATTATGATAGGTGCCGCAAATTCTGAGCTTAAAAAAGGCAGAACCGTAGCGGACAAAGTGGAAGAACAAATTAATTAA
- the lgt gene encoding prolipoprotein diacylglyceryl transferase, producing MSCNAPSLDRVFLELGPLTIYWYGVIIAFGVFIGLYLATRESDRLGLDKDLVIDLIVFAIPAAIIFARIYYVIFEWDRYAGAPWWDVFAVWEGGIAIHGALIGSVLTAIIYTRVKNVSFWQLADIIAPSLILGQAIGRWGNFMNQEAHGGPVSEAVYNNFLQYLPDFIMNQMCIEGTMYHPTFLYESLWNVLIFVFLLVLRRYNPVRGEVFLSYVIAYSAGRFFIEGMRMDSLYVPGTDIRMAQLISIVLIIFAAGLMIYRRASGMAKRRYDGKKIKK from the coding sequence TTGAGTTGTAATGCACCTTCACTGGACCGCGTGTTTCTCGAACTCGGTCCATTAACTATTTACTGGTATGGCGTAATAATAGCTTTTGGTGTTTTTATAGGTTTGTATTTAGCAACTAGAGAATCGGATCGGCTTGGACTTGATAAAGATTTGGTTATTGATTTGATTGTGTTTGCCATTCCGGCTGCCATTATATTCGCGCGTATTTATTATGTGATTTTCGAATGGGACAGGTATGCCGGTGCACCATGGTGGGATGTTTTTGCGGTCTGGGAAGGCGGTATCGCGATTCACGGAGCACTGATTGGTTCTGTGTTAACGGCAATTATTTATACACGCGTTAAAAACGTATCATTCTGGCAATTGGCTGATATTATTGCACCAAGTCTGATTCTCGGTCAGGCGATTGGGCGCTGGGGTAATTTTATGAACCAGGAGGCACATGGTGGTCCGGTCTCAGAAGCGGTATATAATAATTTCCTTCAGTATTTGCCGGATTTCATTATGAATCAAATGTGCATTGAAGGTACGATGTATCATCCGACATTTTTGTATGAGTCACTTTGGAATGTACTGATTTTCGTATTTCTGCTCGTATTGCGCAGATACAATCCAGTACGTGGTGAAGTGTTCCTTAGTTATGTGATTGCTTATTCAGCTGGTCGTTTCTTTATTGAAGGAATGCGAATGGATAGCCTGTATGTTCCAGGAACCGATATACGCATGGCCCAACTTATTTCTATCGTTCTGATTATTTTTGCTGCCGGTCTGATGATTTACCGTCGTGCATCAGGAATGGCTAAACGTCGTTATGACGGCAAAAAAATCAAGAAATAA
- a CDS encoding acyltransferase: MRKTERYHVKNANSLWQIYKTVPFLKVAKNFIFIQVARYTPFLAAKNWIYRTFLRMAIGQKTSFALMVMPDIMFPEKITVGANSVIGYNTTILAHEYLIKEYRIGEVIIGNEVMIGANSTVLPGVTIGDGAIVSAGTLVHKDVPAGAFVGGNPMKLIYTKEEMEKRMEENSL; this comes from the coding sequence ATGCGTAAAACCGAGCGTTACCATGTCAAAAATGCCAATTCATTGTGGCAGATCTATAAGACGGTGCCATTTTTGAAAGTGGCCAAAAACTTTATTTTTATTCAGGTTGCCCGATACACGCCATTTCTTGCAGCCAAGAATTGGATCTACCGGACATTTCTGCGTATGGCAATTGGTCAAAAGACATCGTTTGCCTTGATGGTGATGCCGGATATTATGTTTCCCGAAAAAATAACTGTTGGCGCCAACAGCGTTATTGGCTACAATACAACCATTCTGGCACATGAATATTTGATAAAAGAGTATCGGATTGGTGAAGTTATTATTGGGAATGAAGTAATGATCGGGGCGAATTCGACAGTGCTCCCCGGAGTAACAATCGGTGACGGGGCAATTGTTTCGGCCGGAACACTGGTGCATAAGGATGTGCCAGCAGGTGCATTTGTTGGCGGTAATCCGATGAAACTAATTTATACAAAAGAGGAAATGGAAAAGCGGATGGAAGAAAATTCGCTGTAA